A single region of the Lycium barbarum isolate Lr01 chromosome 2, ASM1917538v2, whole genome shotgun sequence genome encodes:
- the LOC132624707 gene encoding uncharacterized protein LOC132624707 gives MENVQYSTWAELFKITARSHKVLHHIIPPANGKAKVLSIEDEKELWSTLDATVLSWIYATISNDLLHTIIEPDATTMDAWNRLRDIFQDNKNSRVVTLEAEFSNTKMENFPNASAYCQHLKTIANQLENVGAPVSENRLVIQLVSGLTRAYRGVGTLIRQSDPLLLFYQARSMLTLEEDGLAKEAATGSESAMVAASHSDVDDGFSYSDQSQGRGKQSSNRKNGGRKSSSAGRGSGGSKHGRGGGQKQQLSGQQPQQQQQ, from the coding sequence ATGGAGAATGTTCAATACTCGACATGGGCGGAGCTTTTCAAAATTACCGCACGTTCTCACAAGGTCCTTCACCATATTATTCCTCCTGCTAATGGCAAGGCGAAGGTCCTTTCTATTGAGGATGAAAAGGAATTGTGGTCGACTCTTGACGCTACGGTTCTCTCTTGGATTTATGCTACCATCTCCAATGATCTTTTGCATACAATCATTGAACCTGATGCTACGACCATGGATGCTTGGAACCGGTTACGTGATATTTTCCAAGACAACAAAAATTCCCGTGTGGTAACCTTAGAGGCCGAATTCTCCAATACTAAAATGGAGAATTTTCCAAATGCATCGGCCTATTGTCAGCATCTCAAGACAATCGCTAATCAGTTGGAAAATGTTGGAGCACCGGTATCGGAAAATAGGCTCGTCATTCAACTTGTTTCCGGCCTTACTCGAGCCTATAGGGGTGTGGGGACATTGATACGACAAAGTGATCCTTTACTTCTATTTTATCAGGCTCGTTCGATGCTTACACTCGAGGAGGACGGATTGGCGAAGGAGGCTGCCACGGGCTCCGAATCTGCAATGGTGGCTGCCTCGCATTCAGATGTTGATGATGGATTCTCTTATTCGGATCAATCACAGGGCCGAGGAAAACAATCCAGCAACCGGAAAAATGGTGGTCGGAAGTCTAGCAGTGCTGGTCGTGGTTCCGGCGGTTCCAAGCATGGCCGTGGTGGTGGCCAGAAACAGCAGTTGTCGGGacagcagccgcagcagcagcagcagtga
- the LOC132625929 gene encoding E3 ubiquitin-protein ligase PUB22-like, translated as MEEIQVPPYFICPISLEMMKDPVTISTGITYDRENIEKWIFSNKNNTCPATKQSLTGIELTPNVTLRRLIQSWCTLNASHGIERFPTPRPPVNKPQIIKLLKEAKSSKMQMQSLKTLKSIASENDANKRCMESAGAAEFLASIINNTNEVLDEEGFTSTKDEALSILYQLKLSEHGLRSLITSGSSEFIESMTRVMQRGSYESRAYAVMLMKDMFEASTPTLIFSLKQEFFIQVVQVLRDEISQKATKASLQMLVHTCPFGRNRVKAAEAGAVRVLVDLLLDSSEKRACELMLILLDQICQSAEGRAELLKHAGGLAIVSKKILRVSKVGSERAIKILYSISKFSATPSVVQEMLSLGVVAKLCLVLQVDCGSKAKDRAREILKFHAKAWRSSPCIPMNLLSSYPF; from the coding sequence ATGGAAGAAATTCAAGTACCTCCTTATTTTATTTGTCCAATTTCTCTAGAGATGATGAAAGACCCCGTTACGATCTCAACCGGAATAACATATGATCGAGAAAACATCGAAAAATGGATATTTTCCAACAAGAATAACACTTGCCCAGCCACCAAACAGTCCCTCACAGGCATAGAGTTGACCCCAAACGTCACTCTCCGACGATTAATCCAATCGTGGTGCACTCTCAACGCTTCCCATGGTATCGAACGGTTCCCTACTCCGAGGCCTCCAGTCAACAAACCCCAAATCATAAAGCTCCTCAAAGAAGCGAAATCATCTAAAATGCAAATGCAATCCCTCAAGACCCTAAAATCCATCGCCTCTGAGAACGACGCTAACAAACGCTGCATGGAATCCGCGGGAGCAGCAGAGTTTTTGGCTTCTATTATAAATAATACGAATGAAGTGTTAGACGAAGAGGGCTTTACGAGTACTAAAGACGAAGCGCTAAGCATCCTTTACCAACTCAAATTATCCGAACATGGATTGAGGTCACTCATCACGAGTGGAAGCAGCGAGTTCATCGAGTCGATGACACGTGTCATGCAACGAGGGAGCTACGAGTCTAGGGCTTACGCGGTGATGCTAATGAAAGACATGTTCGAAGCATCCACACCAACTCTAATTTTTAGCTTGAAGCAAGAATTCTTCATCCAAGTGGTTCAAGTCTTGAGGGATGAGATCTCTCAAAAGGCGACTAAAGCATCATTGCAAATGCTAGTGCACACGTGTCCGTTTGGGAGGAACAGAGTGAAAGCAGCAGAGGCAGGAGCTGTTAGGGTTTTGGTGGATCTTCTACTCGATTCATCGGAGAAAAGGGCTTGTGAATTGATGCTAATTTTGCTGGATCAAATTTGTCAGAGTGCCGAAGGGAGAGCTGAACTATTGAAGCATGCCGGAGGATTAGCCATTGTTTCCAAGAAAATCCTTAGGGTTTCTAAAGTAGGGAGTGAAAGGGCTATCAAGATTCTATATTCAATCTCAAAGTTTTCAGCAACACCAAGTGTTGTTCAAGAGATGTTGAGTTTGGGTGTGGTGGCAAAGCTTTGTTTGGTGCTTCAAGTTGATTGTGGAAGTAAGGCTAAGGATAGAGCTAGAGAAATTCTCAAATTTCATGCAAAGGCATGGAGGAGTTCTCCTTGTATACCTATGAATTTATTATCTTCGTATCCATTTTAA